Part of the Thermococcus barossii genome is shown below.
AGCCCCTCGACGGACTCTTCGACGAGTCCGATTTGGGCAGGCTGCTCGTGCTCACCGCCCTGATAGAGAGCGGTACCGTGGTTGAGGAAGACGGAAAACTCGTTCTCATGGAGAGACCCGTTCTCGACGGCCTCAGGGTGGAGCTCCGCTTCCCGATAGACGAGGTGGAGGATTACCTAGAGGAACTTGAGAGGCGCTTTGAAACGGGGATGATAACCGAGTACACGATGGAGAAGAGGTACTTCGTCGAGGTGATGGAGGTCGACAGGGAGCTGGTCGAGGCGGCGCTTGAGATAGCCGAGGATTACGCCACGGAGGAGAGCATAGTCGAGGCGATGTTCGATGGGATAGCCCGCTCGGTTCTGGCGGACGTTATCCTGGAGCTGGCAAAGAAGCACAGGAAGAAGAACGACCTCATAGATGCCCTTCTGGAGAGGGAACCCATAGTGGTCGAGGGAGAGCGTGAGAGGCTGAACATATACTTCGACGAAGATGCAATAGAGGACTTCCTCAAGGAACTCCAGAGCCTCGGCTACCTGAAGGTCAAGGGCAACAGGATATGGGTCTAATCCCTCCCCTCTCTCCCACCTCTCCGTAAAATTTTAAAGGGACTTTTCTCACCTTAGCCCGGAGGTGGTGGCAGTGGCGGAGCTGAGGGCGGTTATATTCTACGACCGCGACGGCACCCGCTACTACCGCTGCCCGCGCTGTGGTATGCTCTTCAGAAACTCCAGGGACTACACGAGGCACGTCAACAAGGCCCACGGACATCTCTTCAGGAAGTGACCTTTCT
Proteins encoded:
- a CDS encoding DUF7128 family protein → MVAVAELRAVIFYDRDGTRYYRCPRCGMLFRNSRDYTRHVNKAHGHLFRK